The Candidatus Cloacimonadota bacterium nucleotide sequence TAACAGGTACAGGTTACGATTCCGATATTTTTTATTTAAACAGAAAACTGAAACCCGAAACTGTGAGAATGGTTTATGCTGGAAAACTTTCCCGAACCAAGGGTGTTTTTTCTTTGATGAATGCACTCCATAAAATAAAAATTGAAAATATTTTGATGAATTTTATTGGTTCTTCCGGTAAACATAATACGGTAGAACTTCTGGAAAAAAGTGCTGAAACCTTCCATTCGATAATTTTCAGTGGAGCCTTACCACAAACTACTCTGGCAAAAATATTCAGGAAAAGTGATCTTTTTATTCTGCCTTCCTTTTACGAAGGCTTGCCCTTAGTTCTCATTGAGGCAATTGCCTGTGGAATGAATGTGGTTGTTAACGACCTGCCGGGATTGCGCGAATTTTTGGGAGAAGAATATTGTGAAAGTCCTTACGTCAGTTTTGTTACTCTACCTCGTATGAAATCCATCGATGAGCCCTATAAAACCGATCTTGCAAAATTTGAAGCACTGCTGAAAACAGCTATCGAAACCCAAATCTATCATATTGCAGAACATCAGATAGCACCCAGAAACCTTATCGAAAAAACGGTTGGACGCTGGACCTGGTCGAAGCTCTTCAATAAAATTGAGACTCAAATAAATAAATTGGTATGAAGAAAAATCTTATTTTTTTCATATTGATATTTCCATTTTTTCTTTTTTCTCTAATTGATACTCTTTTCGTTCTAAATACCACCGATATTCACGGTCAAATTTTCCCATATGATTATTATCTGGATGAACCAGCTGATTATGGTTTGGCAAAAATTCATACGCTTGTAAAAAAATATCGCCGATCTCATCCAGATATTATTTTGTTGGATTCTGGAGATTTATTTGAAGGCTCTTTTTTTGATCATAAATATCTGGCTGAAAATCCTGATATAATTCATCCTTACATAAAAGCTTTTAATATGATGGGTTACGATGCTTTTACACCTGGAAATCATGATATAGAAACTGGCAGAGAAATTTATGGGACAGGCAGAGATGAATCTGGATTTCCCTGGTTGGCTGCAAATTCCGTTATTACTCCATGGCAGACTTATTTTTTACCCTATTTTATCAAAGAAATAAACAATATAAAAGTCGGAATATTGGGGATTTCAACTCCATCATTAAAAAGATTAAAGCAAGATGATAAACCTGAAATTTGTTGGATGGACATTGAAACTACATTAGAGGAATTTTTACCTGAATTACGATCTCAAGTCGATATTCTTATCGGATCATTTCATTTTGGTTTAGAAGAATTGGAAGCACTGCCAGACTTTGCCAACCAATTTGATGTGATGTTTGGAGGACATATTCATAGTACTATTCCAGCAATAAATGATACAATTATTACAACTTCTGAACCTGTACAGATTATTTCTGGAAATCATGCGAAGTCATTGGGAGTGGTAAAATTAGTTTTCCAAAAAACTGATGATACATTCCAAATTATCGAAAAATCTGCCTGGAATGAAAATATAAAAAATGAAGTTCCTGCACCAGAATTCCAAGTATTTCAGGATTATCATCAGGAAAAGATTGAATTTATGAATCAAACTGTGGGAATTATTCAAGATACACTTACGACCGTTTATTCTCGCAGGCAAGACAGTGCTGTCTTAGAAATGATTAACCATGCTCAAATGCAGTTTGCAGATTGTGATATTTCGTTTACTTCTTGCTTTGATGCATCATTAGTTTTTGCACCTGGAATAATAAATTACAAGGATATTTTAAGTCTTTACAAATATAAAAATAAATTGTGTGTTGTAGAATTAACAGGAAAGCAAATTAAGCAATATCTGGAATATTGTACCAATTATTTTCTTTGGCAAGATGATCAAATTCAGATTAATCCTGAAATGAAAGGTTATAATTATGATGTAGCTGAAGGTTTGAACTACGAAATTGATGTTTCAAAACCTGTTGGAAAGCGGATAATCAAACTTCAATTAACTGCAAATGATAAAGATCTTGTTCCAGAGAAAAAATATAAAGTTGCTATGAACAATTATCGAGCTTCAGGAGGTGGTGGACATCTAAAGAATATTGGAGCTGATCAAAATAATATTATTTCTACTTCGGAAAAAACGATTCCGGAAATCTTATTGGAATATGTTTCCAACAAAAATATTATAGAAAATGAAGTTGATTCGAATTGGTCTATTCTTCAATAT carries:
- a CDS encoding glycosyltransferase family 4 protein; its protein translation is MKILHVLAQKPGMTGSGIYLQSVVNEAAKKNYEQAVVMGIHKDESFDFPQNVKVFPVLFETEELPFSVVGMSNIMPYESTRYCDMNDEMISCWKKAFGRQIERAVNNLKPDVILSHHLWMLSVFVKERFPQIPVIAITHGTGLRQMEFAEEMGKYVRSGCDKIDLILCLNEIQKQKLKEKYSLPEEKFVITGTGYDSDIFYLNRKLKPETVRMVYAGKLSRTKGVFSLMNALHKIKIENILMNFIGSSGKHNTVELLEKSAETFHSIIFSGALPQTTLAKIFRKSDLFILPSFYEGLPLVLIEAIACGMNVVVNDLPGLREFLGEEYCESPYVSFVTLPRMKSIDEPYKTDLAKFEALLKTAIETQIYHIAEHQIAPRNLIEKTVGRWTWSKLFNKIETQINKLV
- a CDS encoding 5'-nucleotidase C-terminal domain-containing protein; translated protein: MKKNLIFFILIFPFFLFSLIDTLFVLNTTDIHGQIFPYDYYLDEPADYGLAKIHTLVKKYRRSHPDIILLDSGDLFEGSFFDHKYLAENPDIIHPYIKAFNMMGYDAFTPGNHDIETGREIYGTGRDESGFPWLAANSVITPWQTYFLPYFIKEINNIKVGILGISTPSLKRLKQDDKPEICWMDIETTLEEFLPELRSQVDILIGSFHFGLEELEALPDFANQFDVMFGGHIHSTIPAINDTIITTSEPVQIISGNHAKSLGVVKLVFQKTDDTFQIIEKSAWNENIKNEVPAPEFQVFQDYHQEKIEFMNQTVGIIQDTLTTVYSRRQDSAVLEMINHAQMQFADCDISFTSCFDASLVFAPGIINYKDILSLYKYKNKLCVVELTGKQIKQYLEYCTNYFLWQDDQIQINPEMKGYNYDVAEGLNYEIDVSKPVGKRIIKLQLTANDKDLVPEKKYKVAMNNYRASGGGGHLKNIGADQNNIISTSEKTIPEILLEYVSNKNIIENEVDSNWSILQYSK